One genomic segment of Gemmatimonadaceae bacterium includes these proteins:
- a CDS encoding pitrilysin family protein — protein sequence MTSTSNAAVRGLLVAACFSLAAPVGMQAQKQTPPAPGTPRNFTLPATQSFTLPNGLKVTLIPYGTVPKTWMQLVVRSGNANESANQVWLADITGDLMQEGTTTRSAQEVASAAAGMGGSVNIGVGADETTISGNSLSEVSPRMVSLIADVARNPRLPASELARLKTNRLRTLAQSKVQPSSLALEKFRGVLYGDHAYGRIFPTEAMINSFTVEQARSFYTANFGAGRAHLYVAGKFDAQTTEAAVRSAFSGWARGTPAPDNIPKPASRRSIHLIDRPGAVQSTLILGLPVLDPSNPDYPALTVANALLGGSFGSRITRNIRENKGYTYSPFSSVSTRYRDGYWTQQADVTTDVTGASLKEIFLEVDRLRSEAPSVEELRGIQNYIAGIFVLQNSSPSGIIGQLRFLNLHGLERDYLANLVRRVHAVTPAEVMRIARTYIRPDQMTIVVVGDKAKVASQLVPYGLTLE from the coding sequence ATGACATCGACATCGAATGCGGCAGTTCGCGGCCTGCTTGTTGCGGCGTGCTTTTCACTCGCTGCTCCGGTTGGCATGCAGGCGCAAAAACAAACGCCGCCCGCTCCCGGAACACCGCGGAATTTCACGCTGCCTGCCACGCAGAGCTTCACTCTTCCGAACGGACTGAAGGTGACCCTCATTCCGTATGGAACCGTGCCCAAGACATGGATGCAGCTGGTAGTTCGAAGCGGCAACGCGAACGAAAGCGCGAATCAGGTGTGGCTGGCGGATATTACCGGCGATCTGATGCAGGAGGGCACGACGACCCGGAGCGCGCAGGAGGTTGCCAGTGCCGCGGCAGGAATGGGAGGCAGCGTCAACATTGGCGTCGGTGCGGACGAAACGACGATTTCCGGCAATTCACTTTCGGAAGTCAGTCCGCGGATGGTCAGCCTGATCGCCGACGTGGCGCGAAATCCTCGATTGCCCGCATCGGAGCTTGCCCGGCTCAAGACGAATCGTCTCCGAACACTGGCGCAATCGAAGGTGCAACCGTCGTCGCTCGCGCTCGAGAAATTCCGGGGAGTGCTTTACGGCGATCACGCTTACGGCCGCATATTTCCAACAGAAGCAATGATCAACTCCTTCACGGTCGAGCAGGCGCGAAGTTTTTACACGGCGAACTTCGGCGCCGGGCGGGCCCATCTGTATGTCGCCGGAAAGTTTGACGCGCAGACAACCGAAGCAGCCGTTCGCTCGGCGTTCAGCGGATGGGCGCGCGGTACACCCGCGCCCGACAACATCCCCAAGCCGGCGTCGCGCCGGTCGATCCATCTCATTGACCGGCCGGGCGCGGTACAATCGACGTTGATCCTTGGCCTGCCCGTGCTCGATCCATCGAACCCCGACTATCCGGCGCTAACCGTCGCGAACGCGCTGCTCGGAGGTTCCTTTGGATCTCGCATCACGCGTAACATCCGCGAGAACAAGGGCTACACGTATTCACCATTCAGCTCGGTGTCGACTCGCTATCGCGACGGGTACTGGACGCAACAGGCCGACGTCACCACCGACGTAACGGGTGCATCGCTGAAGGAAATATTCCTCGAGGTCGATCGGCTGCGCAGCGAGGCTCCTTCGGTCGAGGAGCTACGCGGCATTCAGAATTACATCGCCGGCATATTTGTGCTGCAGAATTCAAGTCCATCGGGCATCATCGGCCAGCTCCGCTTCCTGAACCTCCACGGGCTCGAGCGAGACTATCTGGCGAATCTGGTTCGACGAGTGCATGCTGTGACGCCGGCCGAGGTGATGCGCATCGCGAGGACCTACATCCGGCCGGATCAGATGACGATTGTAGTCGTCGGTGACAAAGCGAAGGTGGCATCGCAGCTGGTGCCGTACGGTCTTACGCTGGAGTAA
- a CDS encoding ABC transporter permease — MLDPAQQRRLWRDNRARFGTSVVVLMCLAALAAPLIATHDPLVIDLSNFLAKPSGAHWLGTDIQGRDIWSRLVFGARVSLTVGLISQGIALLLGVTLGLLAGYYGRWVDELVMRLADVTLAFPTLLLLIAMVAAFQPSMGVVFVVIGVVGWAGMARLVRGQVLVVRQLEYVQAIRALGARDIRVMLQHVLPNVIAPVVIAATLGVAGAIMAEAALSFLGLGVPPPTPSWGSMIADGRDLDQLRRAPWTSVVPGVAIGAAVLGFNLLGDALRDALDPKQQRKAPRQVL; from the coding sequence GTGCTCGATCCGGCGCAGCAGAGGCGTCTCTGGCGGGATAATCGCGCGCGGTTCGGAACGAGTGTCGTGGTGCTGATGTGCCTCGCGGCACTCGCGGCTCCGCTTATCGCTACGCACGATCCGCTGGTGATCGATCTCTCGAACTTTCTTGCAAAACCCTCTGGGGCCCACTGGCTCGGGACCGACATCCAGGGCCGGGATATATGGTCGCGGCTGGTATTCGGCGCGAGGGTGTCGCTTACTGTCGGCCTCATTTCTCAGGGCATCGCACTGCTGCTTGGCGTGACACTCGGGCTGCTGGCGGGGTATTATGGCCGTTGGGTAGACGAATTGGTGATGCGCCTTGCCGACGTGACGCTCGCGTTTCCGACATTGTTGCTGCTGATCGCGATGGTGGCAGCGTTCCAGCCCTCAATGGGCGTGGTGTTCGTGGTAATCGGTGTGGTGGGCTGGGCGGGTATGGCACGGCTCGTACGAGGGCAGGTGCTGGTGGTGCGGCAGCTCGAGTATGTGCAGGCAATCCGTGCACTCGGAGCGCGCGACATTAGAGTGATGCTGCAGCATGTTTTACCCAATGTCATCGCTCCGGTGGTGATTGCCGCGACCCTCGGCGTGGCCGGAGCGATCATGGCCGAAGCGGCGTTGTCATTTCTCGGGCTCGGAGTTCCACCTCCGACCCCGAGCTGGGGCTCGATGATAGCGGATGGGCGTGATCTCGATCAGCTGCGGCGCGCGCCCTGGACATCGGTAGTTCCCGGCGTCGCGATCGGCGCGGCGGTGCTGGGGTTCAATTTGCTGGGCGATGCGTTGCGGGATGCGCTCGATCCGAAGCAGCAGCGCAAGGCACCGCGGCAGGTACTGTGA
- the tyrS gene encoding tyrosine--tRNA ligase, producing the protein MTETSPVLDELAWRGLLHQSTDGLHAALSRGRVSAYCGFDPTASSLHVGSLIPVMGLMHLQRAGHKPFAVVGGGTGMIGDPSGKTAERLLNTVETIEENSRGLRNQLEHFLDFDGPGGAEMRNNADWLRPLGAIEFMRDIGKHFTINYMMAKESVQMRMDSGISYTEFSYMLLQAYDYRELFLRDGVTLQVGGSDQWGNITAGLELIRRTEGGEAHALTFPLVTNAGGTKFGKTEAGNVWLDPERTSPYQFYQFWVNIDDRDAGRYLRYFTLLSRAEIEDLESGVADRPQERAAQQSLAREVTTRVHGRDAAQVAEDVSRLLFAKGDPASLSVHALEALSREVPFVEVNEIASVIDGLVELGLVASKGAARRLVDQGGASVNGRRVTAGDAIGDSLEGGYYLLKKGARDFGLIKQRHHG; encoded by the coding sequence ATGACTGAAACGTCGCCAGTGCTCGACGAGCTCGCGTGGCGCGGGCTGCTCCACCAGAGTACCGACGGATTGCACGCGGCGCTCAGCCGTGGACGTGTCTCGGCGTACTGCGGTTTTGATCCTACTGCATCGAGCCTGCACGTGGGCAGCCTCATTCCGGTGATGGGACTGATGCATCTGCAGCGGGCGGGTCATAAACCGTTTGCCGTGGTAGGTGGCGGCACGGGAATGATAGGCGACCCGAGCGGGAAGACCGCCGAGCGGTTGCTGAATACCGTCGAGACGATTGAAGAAAACTCACGAGGACTCAGGAACCAGCTCGAGCATTTTCTCGATTTCGACGGTCCCGGCGGCGCAGAGATGCGAAACAATGCCGACTGGCTCAGACCTTTGGGCGCGATCGAGTTCATGCGCGACATCGGCAAGCATTTCACCATCAATTACATGATGGCGAAGGAGTCCGTTCAGATGCGGATGGACTCCGGCATCTCGTACACCGAGTTCTCGTACATGCTGCTGCAGGCGTACGATTACCGCGAGCTCTTTCTCCGCGACGGTGTGACACTGCAGGTTGGCGGGAGCGACCAGTGGGGCAACATCACCGCGGGCCTCGAGCTGATCCGCAGAACGGAGGGCGGCGAGGCTCATGCGCTGACGTTTCCGCTGGTGACGAACGCTGGCGGCACAAAGTTCGGGAAAACCGAGGCTGGTAACGTGTGGCTCGACCCGGAGCGAACGTCGCCGTATCAGTTCTACCAGTTCTGGGTGAACATCGACGACCGCGACGCGGGGCGATACCTGCGGTATTTCACGCTGCTTTCACGCGCTGAAATCGAAGATCTGGAGAGTGGCGTCGCCGATCGACCGCAGGAGCGTGCGGCGCAGCAGTCCCTGGCGCGTGAAGTCACTACACGAGTCCACGGTAGAGACGCGGCGCAAGTTGCGGAGGATGTCTCGCGGCTGTTGTTCGCGAAAGGTGATCCGGCGTCGCTGTCTGTGCACGCACTCGAGGCGTTGAGCCGTGAGGTGCCGTTCGTCGAGGTGAATGAGATTGCGAGTGTGATCGACGGACTGGTGGAGTTGGGCCTCGTTGCGTCAAAGGGCGCGGCGCGCCGGCTGGTCGATCAGGGTGGCGCCTCGGTGAATGGGCGGCGCGTTACGGCGGGTGATGCGATTGGAGACTCACTCGAGGGCGGTTACTACCTTCTCAAGAAGGGTGCGCGCGATTTCGGGTTGATCAAACAGCGGCATCATGGTTGA
- a CDS encoding PBP1A family penicillin-binding protein: MVTRKNTFRRRHPTLIRVLLLLFTFGAATSAGLAYGGWALVCRGGQCPPVEELNDYTPRQTSKLYAADGRFIAELGNERRTLVKIDEIPDKVTQAFVITEDKRFWAHAGIDWRRVFGALARDIIAMRWDEGFSTITMQLARNVFPERISREKTLVRKLREAKVARGIENKYEKNKILELYLNQISLGNGAFGVETASQRYFGKSVRDLNLAEAATLAALPKAPERYNPRKHPERAIKRRNLVIELMRRNGVITDAEASGAKAFPLQLASKTESGDTAPYFVEWVRQQLDDQYGRQLYEQGLKIYTTLDLDMQLAAERALEGQIKRIEAGRYGRFPHESYERYIARSLAGTEPGTNSPYLQGAFVAMDPRNGAIRAMVGGRDFYDSRFNRATQALRQPGSAFKPIVYAAAVQNGRPPSYIVDDSPLEVDQGTGKPWTPKNYDGRFAGPLTMRNGLYDSRNIVAIRTGMELGERTIINEARNFGITTAIPPYPSIFIGSADVYPLEMVAAYGPFANQGIRAAPNSIVRVENARQEVLSHQTPGRTQVLSPEESWLMVDMMKDVIRRGTAASVWGAGFRLPAGGKTGTTNDGTNVWFIGYTADLVAGVWMGFDRPKQIMRDAQGGRLAAPAWTTFMSEVYRRKPAPPDWPRPTSLIIREIDVTTGLLQTPYCPREKLRAEFYIPGTEPTRECDQHTAFTVPLYDSVSGGMQPPADPNVAPPLPPPAPPTSTGTRVIPGAAPTPRRFNLPPDTNRIRLRLDSTLAPPPS, from the coding sequence ATGGTCACACGCAAGAACACCTTCCGCCGCCGGCACCCTACCCTCATTCGGGTTCTACTGCTGCTATTCACGTTCGGCGCAGCGACATCAGCTGGCCTCGCGTATGGCGGCTGGGCACTCGTCTGCCGCGGCGGCCAGTGTCCGCCGGTGGAGGAGCTGAACGACTACACTCCCCGCCAGACCTCAAAGCTCTACGCCGCTGACGGCCGCTTTATCGCCGAGCTCGGCAATGAGCGCCGTACACTCGTCAAGATCGACGAGATTCCGGACAAGGTCACCCAGGCGTTCGTCATCACCGAGGACAAGCGCTTCTGGGCCCACGCCGGCATCGACTGGCGCCGGGTGTTTGGCGCCCTGGCCCGCGATATCATCGCGATGCGATGGGACGAAGGTTTCTCGACGATCACGATGCAGCTCGCACGCAACGTTTTTCCGGAGCGAATTTCCCGCGAGAAGACCCTGGTGCGAAAGCTTCGCGAAGCGAAGGTCGCGCGCGGCATTGAAAACAAGTACGAGAAGAACAAGATCCTCGAGCTTTACCTGAATCAGATCTCCCTCGGCAACGGAGCGTTTGGAGTCGAGACAGCGTCGCAGCGGTACTTTGGGAAATCGGTCCGTGATCTCAACCTCGCCGAAGCGGCGACACTGGCCGCGCTTCCGAAGGCTCCTGAGCGATATAACCCGCGGAAGCACCCCGAGCGCGCCATCAAACGCCGCAATCTGGTGATCGAGCTGATGCGGCGAAATGGCGTCATCACGGATGCCGAAGCGAGCGGTGCCAAAGCGTTTCCGCTGCAACTCGCCAGCAAGACTGAGTCCGGTGACACCGCACCGTATTTCGTGGAGTGGGTGCGGCAGCAGCTGGACGACCAGTACGGTCGCCAGCTTTACGAGCAGGGGCTCAAGATCTACACGACGCTCGACCTCGACATGCAGCTCGCCGCCGAGCGCGCGCTCGAGGGGCAGATAAAGCGGATTGAAGCCGGACGATACGGGCGCTTCCCGCACGAAAGCTACGAGCGTTACATCGCGCGCAGCCTCGCGGGCACTGAGCCTGGCACCAATTCCCCCTACCTGCAGGGCGCCTTCGTTGCGATGGACCCTCGCAACGGAGCCATTCGCGCAATGGTCGGCGGTCGTGACTTCTACGACTCCCGGTTCAACAGAGCTACCCAGGCATTGCGGCAGCCAGGTTCGGCGTTCAAGCCAATCGTCTATGCCGCCGCTGTTCAGAACGGGCGTCCACCTTCGTATATCGTGGATGATTCGCCGCTCGAAGTCGATCAGGGTACTGGCAAGCCCTGGACGCCAAAGAATTACGATGGCCGTTTTGCCGGGCCACTGACGATGAGAAACGGTCTTTACGATTCGCGAAATATCGTTGCGATCCGCACCGGCATGGAACTCGGCGAGCGAACGATAATCAACGAAGCCCGCAACTTTGGAATCACGACGGCCATTCCGCCGTATCCATCGATATTTATCGGATCAGCGGACGTCTACCCGCTTGAAATGGTTGCAGCCTATGGTCCGTTTGCAAACCAGGGTATTCGGGCCGCCCCCAATTCGATTGTCCGTGTCGAAAACGCGCGTCAGGAAGTCCTGTCCCATCAGACGCCGGGCCGCACCCAGGTACTGTCGCCGGAAGAGTCATGGTTGATGGTCGACATGATGAAGGACGTCATCCGTCGCGGCACGGCTGCAAGCGTCTGGGGTGCGGGTTTCCGCCTGCCGGCGGGAGGCAAAACGGGGACTACCAACGACGGCACCAATGTCTGGTTCATCGGCTACACGGCAGATCTCGTGGCCGGAGTTTGGATGGGGTTCGACCGTCCCAAACAGATCATGCGCGATGCTCAGGGCGGAAGGCTTGCGGCTCCCGCGTGGACGACTTTCATGTCCGAGGTTTACCGCCGCAAGCCCGCGCCACCGGACTGGCCACGTCCAACGTCACTCATCATTCGCGAAATCGACGTAACTACCGGCCTGCTTCAGACGCCCTACTGTCCTCGCGAAAAACTGCGCGCCGAATTCTACATCCCTGGCACTGAGCCGACGCGTGAGTGCGACCAGCACACGGCGTTCACAGTGCCTTTGTACGATAGCGTGAGCGGGGGTATGCAACCGCCTGCCGATCCGAATGTGGCTCCTCCTCTCCCTCCCCCGGCACCGCCAACCAGTACCGGTACCCGTGTGATTCCAGGCGCAGCGCCGACTCCGCGGCGTTTCAATCTGCCGCCCGATACGAACAGAATCAGGCTCAGGCTCGATAGCACTCTGGCACCGCCGCCGTCTTGA
- a CDS encoding PQQ-dependent sugar dehydrogenase, with product MIHKVRGLCYLLPAALLACDGSGATPAQSQSSSPAAAQRMRLETVSGRFDSPVHLASPPGDRRLFVVEQAGRIRIVSNGTMLRTPFLDISSRVKSGGEQGLLSVAFHPQYRANGYFFVNFTDLKGDTHVERFRVSSNPDLADLGSARRVLKIDQPYSNHNGGLIMFGPDGMLYIGMGDGGSGGDPHRHGQDPRSLLGKMLRINVSGAEPYTIPRGNPFANAQGGRPEIWATGVRNPWRFAFDRTSGMLFIADVGQNKFEEINAVPSSRAGVNYGWNIMEGTDCYGTGSCSRTRLQLPVHEYRHSGGACSVTGGFVYRGAKVPAFAGHYFYSDYCAGWLRSFRLANGSASDHRQWKIDGIGNITSFGEDGLGELYIVSQNGRVYRMGLGDG from the coding sequence GTGATCCACAAGGTGCGTGGGCTGTGCTATCTGCTGCCGGCGGCGCTGCTAGCCTGTGATGGGTCCGGAGCAACTCCCGCGCAGTCACAGAGTTCATCGCCGGCCGCCGCCCAGCGGATGCGGCTCGAAACGGTATCTGGGCGGTTCGACAGTCCGGTGCACCTCGCTTCGCCTCCGGGTGATCGGCGGTTGTTCGTCGTCGAGCAGGCGGGGCGCATTCGGATCGTCAGTAATGGCACGATGTTGCGGACTCCTTTTCTCGATATTTCTTCACGCGTGAAGAGTGGAGGCGAACAGGGGCTGTTGAGCGTAGCGTTTCACCCGCAGTATCGCGCCAACGGCTACTTCTTCGTCAATTTCACCGATCTCAAGGGGGACACCCACGTCGAGCGGTTCAGGGTTTCCTCGAATCCGGATCTCGCCGATTTGGGGTCTGCGCGTCGGGTTCTGAAGATCGACCAGCCGTACTCCAACCACAACGGCGGCCTCATCATGTTCGGGCCCGATGGCATGCTGTACATCGGAATGGGTGACGGTGGCTCGGGTGGCGATCCGCATCGCCACGGCCAGGACCCGCGTTCGCTGCTTGGGAAGATGCTCAGAATAAATGTCAGCGGCGCTGAGCCATACACCATCCCCAGAGGGAATCCGTTCGCGAATGCACAAGGGGGCCGTCCCGAGATATGGGCGACGGGAGTGCGCAACCCGTGGCGTTTCGCGTTCGATCGCACCAGCGGAATGCTGTTTATCGCCGACGTCGGGCAGAACAAATTCGAGGAAATCAACGCGGTACCCTCGAGCCGGGCGGGCGTGAATTACGGCTGGAACATCATGGAGGGAACCGACTGCTACGGTACTGGCAGCTGCAGCCGGACGCGGTTACAACTTCCGGTGCATGAGTATCGTCACTCAGGCGGCGCATGCTCGGTAACAGGTGGCTTTGTCTACCGGGGCGCCAAAGTGCCTGCGTTCGCGGGACATTATTTTTATTCGGACTACTGTGCGGGCTGGCTAAGGAGCTTCAGACTGGCAAATGGCTCAGCGAGCGATCATCGGCAGTGGAAGATCGACGGGATCGGTAACATCACGTCGTTCGGAGAGGACGGCCTTGGAGAACTGTATATCGTTTCCCAGAACGGACGGGTGTACCGGATGGGATTAGGGGACGGTTAA
- a CDS encoding PIN domain-containing protein: MLPAGRRRERLAAWLVDDLVSRFEDRILDIDRRVAMHWGVVAARCEAAGVSMATIDVFLAATADVHGMTLVTRNTRDFRRAGISVLDPWRVDDSHV; the protein is encoded by the coding sequence TTGCTCCCGGCTGGCCGTCGACGTGAGCGCCTGGCCGCGTGGCTGGTTGACGATCTGGTGTCGCGCTTCGAGGATCGCATCCTTGATATCGATCGGCGGGTAGCCATGCACTGGGGAGTGGTCGCGGCCCGGTGTGAGGCAGCGGGCGTAAGCATGGCCACCATCGATGTCTTTCTTGCTGCGACCGCCGACGTCCACGGCATGACCCTCGTGACGCGCAACACGAGAGACTTCCGACGAGCCGGGATTTCAGTGCTCGATCCGTGGAGAGTTGATGACAGCCATGTCTGA
- a CDS encoding pitrilysin family protein, translating into MSNRRLSLLGRAVPVLALLTVVVPGALSSQAVSGFRIPVEYHKLPNGLRVVLSPDRTAPTATIAAYYGVGLRNEPRNRTGFAHLFEHMMFQGSSNLGKNEFINLVQSNGGTLNGSTRFDYTNYFEIVPAHTLRTMLWAEADRMRGLAIDQAMLTNQQGVVKSEVRVNVLNQPYGGFPWLDLPQHANTNWYNSHNFYGDLAELDAATLEDVRAFHKTFYAPNNAVVVVVGDFQSAEAMGMIREYFGNIPSAPQPAKPDLTEPRQVKEKRVSKPDDKANRPALAFAYHMPDRNTPEFYAMGLIDQLLLQGNDALLRQALVQKSGLTGSVTGGINLLGNMFNYSGPMLWTVSLFHDKNVTAERILAASDSVVERLRSTLVDQATLDRARIKLRSGFYDVMNSGFGRADLLASFALFDDDPSRINNIESEFRKVTPAILRRTAAEYLRPTNRTVLSIEPKAAP; encoded by the coding sequence ATGAGCAATCGTCGGTTGTCACTTCTCGGCAGAGCGGTTCCTGTGCTGGCGCTGCTGACTGTCGTCGTTCCGGGGGCGTTGTCATCGCAGGCAGTATCCGGTTTCAGGATACCGGTGGAGTATCACAAACTTCCGAACGGTCTCAGGGTTGTCCTGTCTCCCGATCGCACTGCTCCTACCGCCACCATTGCGGCGTACTACGGAGTCGGACTTCGTAACGAGCCGCGCAATCGCACCGGGTTCGCACACCTGTTCGAGCACATGATGTTTCAGGGCTCGTCAAATCTGGGCAAGAACGAGTTCATCAATCTCGTTCAGTCCAACGGCGGCACGCTGAATGGATCCACGCGTTTCGATTACACGAATTACTTCGAGATAGTGCCGGCGCACACTTTGAGGACGATGCTGTGGGCCGAGGCAGACAGAATGCGCGGGTTGGCGATCGACCAGGCAATGCTCACCAACCAGCAAGGGGTGGTAAAGAGCGAGGTCCGTGTGAACGTGCTCAACCAGCCGTATGGTGGTTTTCCGTGGCTCGACCTGCCTCAGCACGCGAACACCAACTGGTACAACTCTCACAATTTCTATGGGGATCTGGCGGAGCTCGACGCCGCCACGCTCGAGGATGTGCGGGCGTTTCACAAGACGTTCTATGCGCCCAACAATGCGGTCGTTGTGGTGGTTGGAGACTTCCAGTCGGCCGAGGCAATGGGGATGATTCGCGAATACTTCGGGAATATTCCGTCCGCGCCTCAGCCGGCCAAGCCAGACCTGACTGAGCCGCGGCAGGTGAAGGAAAAGCGCGTATCGAAGCCGGACGACAAGGCGAACCGTCCTGCGCTCGCGTTCGCCTATCACATGCCCGATCGCAACACACCGGAATTCTATGCAATGGGCTTGATCGACCAGCTTCTGCTGCAGGGCAACGACGCGCTGCTGCGTCAGGCGCTCGTTCAGAAAAGCGGGCTCACCGGTTCAGTCACCGGCGGCATCAACCTGCTCGGCAACATGTTCAACTACAGCGGGCCGATGCTCTGGACAGTTTCTCTCTTCCATGACAAGAACGTCACTGCCGAACGCATTCTGGCGGCGTCCGATTCAGTCGTGGAGCGGCTGCGGAGTACGCTGGTCGATCAGGCAACGCTGGACAGGGCGAGAATCAAGCTCAGGTCGGGCTTTTACGATGTGATGAATTCCGGCTTCGGTCGCGCGGATCTGCTCGCATCGTTTGCGCTTTTCGACGACGATCCGAGCCGCATCAACAACATCGAGTCTGAATTCCGAAAAGTGACTCCAGCAATCCTGCGCAGAACCGCCGCCGAGTACCTGCGGCCGACGAATCGCACTGTGCTCTCCATTGAACCCAAGGCGGCGCCATGA